The following are encoded in a window of Apteryx mantelli isolate bAptMan1 chromosome 17, bAptMan1.hap1, whole genome shotgun sequence genomic DNA:
- the DHX37 gene encoding probable ATP-dependent RNA helicase DHX37 isoform X1: protein MGRARRRHNWKARQPRGSALPPPPAAEPLPVELELGDEATLKGVDGSNALVLPAKKAKKKKVVNAVQQQKKPLSKKRKKNLQKVLEQKEKKKQRAELLSKLNEVQASEAEMKLLYTTSKLGVGERMYQTKRMVQEPGAVVPEKIRSISGANKRRHSSGSESEPEEESHSSEEEKEEQKEEIEKASDSGLNAAEKPEESIKKTATNQQAVPSATVCQTASNKPSCKPAVFIPVDRAPEIQEARLKLPILAEEQSIMEAINENPVVVICGETGSGKTTQVPQFLYEAGYTSSTGAIGITEPRRVAAVSMSQRVAKEMNLSRRVVSYQIRYEGNVTDETQIKFMTDGVLLKEIQKDFLLSKYKVVIIDEAHERSMYTDILIGLLSRIVPLREKKGLPLKLIIMSATLRVEDFTENKRLFSAVPPVIQVDARQFPVTIHFNKKTPLDDYSGECFRKVCKIHRMLPSGGILVFLTGQAEVHSLCRRLRKAFPFQKNNTAGDDDKEESVEEIRKFKKSRKRKKAMTLPKIDLDNYSVIPVDEGDEDRDAETDDDVAGSDLDLDLGDADSEEDEKSDSSLPLYVLPLYSLLAPEKQAKVFRPPPPGTRLCVVATNVAETSLTIPGIKYVVDCGKVKKRFYDKITGVSSFRVTWTSQASANQRAGRAGRTEPGHCYRLYSSAVFMDFEQFSAPEITKRPVEDLILQMKALNIEKVINFPFPTPPPAEALAAAEELLIALGALKEPLMTGRLKEQQTAKLSCPISPLGRVMATFPVAPRYAKMLALSRQHDCLPYTITIVSAMTVRELFEEYDRPAVSEEETAKLKGKKARLLQMQRIWAGQGLLQKLGDLMVMLGAVGACEYAGCTPKFCEENGLRYKAMLEIRRLRGQLTTAVNSVCSDAGLYIDPKMKPPTEAQATYLRQIVLAGLGDHVARRAQAEELLDDKWKNAYKTALLDEPVFIHPSSILFKQLPEFVVYQEIVETTKLYMKGVSAVEPEWIPVLLPPYCHFGKPLENPPPSYCPETGRIRCHRPSVFYRVSWQLPAVEVDYPEGIDRYKYFARFLLEGKVIEKLASYSQCLLSSPLIMLKTWSKLQPRTESLLQALVAENCDNRDALLAAWKKNPKYLFAAYCQWIPEVMHEDLAKKWPPVAL from the exons ACGAAGCGACGCTGAAAGGAGTCGATGGAAGTAAtgccctggtcctgccagcaaaaaaagcaaagaagaaaaaagtagtgAATGCTGTGCAACAGCAGAAAAAGCCCCTAAGCAAGAAACGGAAGAAAAATTTGCAGAAAGTTttagagcagaaagaaaagaaaaagcag CGAGCTGAATTGCTGAGCAAGCTAAATGAGGTCCAGGCTTCTGAGGCAGAAATGAAGCTTCTGTACACCACTTCCAAACTGGGTGTTGGGGAACGAATGTATCAGACTAAAAG GATGGTACAGGAGCCAGGGGCTGTTGTACCCGAGAAGATCAGGAGCATCAGTGGGGCAAATAAGAGAAGGCACAGCTCAGGTTCAGAATCGGAGCCTGAGGAAGAATCCCATAGCtctgaagaggagaaggaagagcagaaagaagaaattgaAAAGGCTTCAGACAGTGGTTTGAATGCAGCTGAAAAGCCAGAGGAAAGCATTAAGAAGACAGCGACTAATCAGCAGGCTGTTCCTAGTGCAACGGTTTGTCAGACAGCATCAAACAAACCATCTTGCAAGCCTGCAGTTTTCATCCCTGTGGACAGGGCTCCTGAGATTCAG gaAGCAAGGCTAAAGCTTCCAATCCTTGCTGAAGAGCAATCCATCATGGAAGCCATTAATGAGAATCCCGTTGTCGTCATATGTGGAGAAACGGGAAGTGGTAAAACCACTCAAGTACCTCAGTTTCTGTATGAAGCTGGCTATACCAG TTCAACTGGTGCTATTGGGATCACAGAGCCTCGGCGTGTGGCTGCAGTGTCCATGTCTCAGCGGGTTGCGAAGGAAATGAACTTGTCGCGcag AGTTGTTTCATATCAAATACGATATGAAGGAAATGTGACAGATGAAACACAAATCAAGTTCATGACCGATGGTGTGCTGctgaaagaaattcagaag gactttctgctttcaaagtacaAAGTAGTTATTATTGATGAAGCCCATGAAAGAAGTATGTACACAGATATCTTGATAGGCCTCTTGTCTCGCATTGTGCCTCTTCGTGAAAAG AAAGGGCTACCACTGAAGCTGATCATCATGTCAGCTACCCTTCGTGTTGAAGATTTCACTGAGAACAAGAGGTTGTTTTCTGCGGTACCTCCTGTTATTCAG GTAGATGCAAGGCAATTCCCTGTAACTATTCACTTCAACAAGAAAACCCCCCTAGATGACTATAGTGGGGAGTGCTTCAGAAAAGTGTGTAAAATCCATCGAATGTTACCCTCAG GTGGGATTTTGGTGTTTTTAACAGGACAGGCGGAAGTTCACTCACTCTGTAGAAGGCTAAGGAAAGCTTTTCCATTCCAAAAAAATAACACTGCAG GGGATGATGACAAAGAAGAATCAGTGGAAGAAATCAGAAAATTTAAGAAatccaggaagaggaagaaagctaTG ACACTCCCCAAAATTGATCTGGACAATTACTCTGTCATACCAGTGGATGAAGGGGATGAAGACAGAGATGCTGAAACTGATGATGACGTTGCAGGATCTGATCTTGACCTTGATTTAGGAGATGCAGACTCAGAAGAAG aTGAGAAATCAGATTCTTCCCTTCCACTCTATGTGCTCCCCCTCTATTCTTTACTAGCACCAGAGAAACAAGCAAAG GTATTCAGGCCTCCTCCTCCTGGAACAAGATTGTGTGTTGTAGCCACCAATGTGGCTGAAACATCACTTACCATCCCTGGCATCAAATATGTGGTTGACTGTGGAAAGGTCAAGAAACGTTTCTACGACAAAATTACTGGGGTTTCGTCTTTCAGAGTCACCTGGACATCTCAAGCTTCGGCTAACCAGCGGGCGGGTCGAGCTGGCCGGACTGAACCAGGGCACTGTTACAG GTTATATTCTTCAGCAGTGTTCATGGATTTTGAGCAATTTTCTGCTCCAGAAATAACAAAGCGACCGGTAGAAGACTTGATCCTGCAAATGAAGGCATTGAATATAGAAAAG GTAATCAACTTCCCGTTCCCAACGCCACCTCCAGCGGAAGCACTTGCAGCAGCTGAGGAATTGCTGATAGCCCTGGGTGCCTTGAAGGAGCCCCTGATGACAGGAAG gctgaagGAGCAGCAGACAGCGAAGCTGAGTTGCCCTATTAGCCCCTTGGGCAGAGTAATGGCCACTTTTCCTGTAGCCCCCCGCTACGCAAAGATGCTGGCATTAAGTAGGCAGCATGACTGCCTGCCATACACCATTACCATAGTGTCTGCAATGACTGTCCGGGAGCTTTTTGAAGAGTATGACAG ACCAGCAGTAAGTGAGGAAGAGACAGCAAAGCTGAAGGGGAAGAAAGCAAGACTTTTACAGATGCAAAGGATCTGGGCTGGGCAAGGGCTGTTGCAAAAGCTAGGAGACCTCATGGTGATGTTAG GAGCAGTGGGGGCCTGTGAATATGCAGGGTGCACTCCTAAATTCTGTGAAGAAAATGGGCTACGATACAAAGCCATGCTGGAAATCAGACGCTTGCGAGGGCAGCTGACAACAGCAG ttaACTCAGTCTGTTCTGATGCTGGCCTCTACATTGATCCAAAAATGAAGCCCCCAACAGAAGCTCAGGCAACTTACTTGAGACAGATTGTGTTGGCAGGGCTAGGGGATCATGTTGCCCGACGGGCTCAGGCAGAGGAGCTCCTAGATGACAAGTGGAAAAATGCTTACAAG ACTGCTCTCCTGGACGAACCAGTGTTCATCCATCCAAGCTCGATCCTCTTCAAACAACTCCCGGAGTTTGTGGTGTATCAAGAAATTGTTGAGACTACAAAATTATATATGAAAG gTGTGTCTGCTGTTGAACCTGAGTGGATTCCCGTTCTGTTGCCGCCTTACTGCCACTTTGGGAAACCCCTGGAAAATCCTCCTCCATCTTACTGCCCTGAAACAGGCAGAATTCGATGCCACAGGCCAAGTGTCTTCT ATCGAGTTAGCTGGCAGCTCCCTGCTGTGGAAGTTGATTATCCAGAAGGTATCGATCGCTATAAATACTTTGCCAGGTTCCTGCTTGAAGGAAAG GTCATTGAAAAGTTGGCTTCTTATAGCCAGTGTCTGCTGTCCAGTCCTCTCATAATGCTGAAGACATGGTCCAA GCTTCAGCCCAGAACAGAATCCCTCCTGCAGGCTCTAGTTGCAGAAAACTGTGATAATCGTGATGCTTTGCTGGCCGCGTGGAAGAAAAATCCTAAGT ACTTGTTCGCCGCCTATTGTCAGTGGATCCCTGAAGTTATGCATGAGGATCTAGCCAAGAAGTGGCCGCCTGTAGCACTGTGA
- the DHX37 gene encoding probable ATP-dependent RNA helicase DHX37 isoform X3 has protein sequence MGRARRRHNWKARQPRGSALPPPPAAEPLPVELELGDEATLKGVDGSNALVLPAKKAKKKKVVNAVQQQKKPLSKKRKKNLQKVLEQKEKKKQRAELLSKLNEVQASEAEMKLLYTTSKLGVGERMYQTKRMVQEPGAVVPEKIRSISGANKRRHSSGSESEPEEESHSSEEEKEEQKEEIEKASDSGLNAAEKPEESIKKTATNQQAVPSATVCQTASNKPSCKPAVFIPVDRAPEIQEARLKLPILAEEQSIMEAINENPVVVICGETGSGKTTQVPQFLYEAGYTSSTGAIGITEPRRVAAVSMSQRVAKEMNLSRRVVSYQIRYEGNVTDETQIKFMTDGVLLKEIQKDFLLSKYKVVIIDEAHERSMYTDILIGLLSRIVPLREKKGLPLKLIIMSATLRVEDFTENKRLFSAVPPVIQVDARQFPVTIHFNKKTPLDDYSGECFRKVCKIHRMLPSGGILVFLTGQAEVHSLCRRLRKAFPFQKNNTAGDDDKEESVEEIRKFKKSRKRKKAMTLPKIDLDNYSVIPVDEGDEDRDAETDDDVAGSDLDLDLGDADSEEDEKSDSSLPLYVLPLYSLLAPEKQAKVFRPPPPGTRLCVVATNVAETSLTIPGIKYVVDCGKVKKRFYDKITGVSSFRVTWTSQASANQRAGRAGRTEPGHCYRLYSSAVFMDFEQFSAPEITKRPVEDLILQMKALNIEKVINFPFPTPPPAEALAAAEELLIALGALKEPLMTGRPAVSEEETAKLKGKKARLLQMQRIWAGQGLLQKLGDLMVMLGAVGACEYAGCTPKFCEENGLRYKAMLEIRRLRGQLTTAVNSVCSDAGLYIDPKMKPPTEAQATYLRQIVLAGLGDHVARRAQAEELLDDKWKNAYKTALLDEPVFIHPSSILFKQLPEFVVYQEIVETTKLYMKGVSAVEPEWIPVLLPPYCHFGKPLENPPPSYCPETGRIRCHRPSVFYRVSWQLPAVEVDYPEGIDRYKYFARFLLEGKVIEKLASYSQCLLSSPLIMLKTWSKLQPRTESLLQALVAENCDNRDALLAAWKKNPKYLFAAYCQWIPEVMHEDLAKKWPPVAL, from the exons ACGAAGCGACGCTGAAAGGAGTCGATGGAAGTAAtgccctggtcctgccagcaaaaaaagcaaagaagaaaaaagtagtgAATGCTGTGCAACAGCAGAAAAAGCCCCTAAGCAAGAAACGGAAGAAAAATTTGCAGAAAGTTttagagcagaaagaaaagaaaaagcag CGAGCTGAATTGCTGAGCAAGCTAAATGAGGTCCAGGCTTCTGAGGCAGAAATGAAGCTTCTGTACACCACTTCCAAACTGGGTGTTGGGGAACGAATGTATCAGACTAAAAG GATGGTACAGGAGCCAGGGGCTGTTGTACCCGAGAAGATCAGGAGCATCAGTGGGGCAAATAAGAGAAGGCACAGCTCAGGTTCAGAATCGGAGCCTGAGGAAGAATCCCATAGCtctgaagaggagaaggaagagcagaaagaagaaattgaAAAGGCTTCAGACAGTGGTTTGAATGCAGCTGAAAAGCCAGAGGAAAGCATTAAGAAGACAGCGACTAATCAGCAGGCTGTTCCTAGTGCAACGGTTTGTCAGACAGCATCAAACAAACCATCTTGCAAGCCTGCAGTTTTCATCCCTGTGGACAGGGCTCCTGAGATTCAG gaAGCAAGGCTAAAGCTTCCAATCCTTGCTGAAGAGCAATCCATCATGGAAGCCATTAATGAGAATCCCGTTGTCGTCATATGTGGAGAAACGGGAAGTGGTAAAACCACTCAAGTACCTCAGTTTCTGTATGAAGCTGGCTATACCAG TTCAACTGGTGCTATTGGGATCACAGAGCCTCGGCGTGTGGCTGCAGTGTCCATGTCTCAGCGGGTTGCGAAGGAAATGAACTTGTCGCGcag AGTTGTTTCATATCAAATACGATATGAAGGAAATGTGACAGATGAAACACAAATCAAGTTCATGACCGATGGTGTGCTGctgaaagaaattcagaag gactttctgctttcaaagtacaAAGTAGTTATTATTGATGAAGCCCATGAAAGAAGTATGTACACAGATATCTTGATAGGCCTCTTGTCTCGCATTGTGCCTCTTCGTGAAAAG AAAGGGCTACCACTGAAGCTGATCATCATGTCAGCTACCCTTCGTGTTGAAGATTTCACTGAGAACAAGAGGTTGTTTTCTGCGGTACCTCCTGTTATTCAG GTAGATGCAAGGCAATTCCCTGTAACTATTCACTTCAACAAGAAAACCCCCCTAGATGACTATAGTGGGGAGTGCTTCAGAAAAGTGTGTAAAATCCATCGAATGTTACCCTCAG GTGGGATTTTGGTGTTTTTAACAGGACAGGCGGAAGTTCACTCACTCTGTAGAAGGCTAAGGAAAGCTTTTCCATTCCAAAAAAATAACACTGCAG GGGATGATGACAAAGAAGAATCAGTGGAAGAAATCAGAAAATTTAAGAAatccaggaagaggaagaaagctaTG ACACTCCCCAAAATTGATCTGGACAATTACTCTGTCATACCAGTGGATGAAGGGGATGAAGACAGAGATGCTGAAACTGATGATGACGTTGCAGGATCTGATCTTGACCTTGATTTAGGAGATGCAGACTCAGAAGAAG aTGAGAAATCAGATTCTTCCCTTCCACTCTATGTGCTCCCCCTCTATTCTTTACTAGCACCAGAGAAACAAGCAAAG GTATTCAGGCCTCCTCCTCCTGGAACAAGATTGTGTGTTGTAGCCACCAATGTGGCTGAAACATCACTTACCATCCCTGGCATCAAATATGTGGTTGACTGTGGAAAGGTCAAGAAACGTTTCTACGACAAAATTACTGGGGTTTCGTCTTTCAGAGTCACCTGGACATCTCAAGCTTCGGCTAACCAGCGGGCGGGTCGAGCTGGCCGGACTGAACCAGGGCACTGTTACAG GTTATATTCTTCAGCAGTGTTCATGGATTTTGAGCAATTTTCTGCTCCAGAAATAACAAAGCGACCGGTAGAAGACTTGATCCTGCAAATGAAGGCATTGAATATAGAAAAG GTAATCAACTTCCCGTTCCCAACGCCACCTCCAGCGGAAGCACTTGCAGCAGCTGAGGAATTGCTGATAGCCCTGGGTGCCTTGAAGGAGCCCCTGATGACAGGAAG ACCAGCAGTAAGTGAGGAAGAGACAGCAAAGCTGAAGGGGAAGAAAGCAAGACTTTTACAGATGCAAAGGATCTGGGCTGGGCAAGGGCTGTTGCAAAAGCTAGGAGACCTCATGGTGATGTTAG GAGCAGTGGGGGCCTGTGAATATGCAGGGTGCACTCCTAAATTCTGTGAAGAAAATGGGCTACGATACAAAGCCATGCTGGAAATCAGACGCTTGCGAGGGCAGCTGACAACAGCAG ttaACTCAGTCTGTTCTGATGCTGGCCTCTACATTGATCCAAAAATGAAGCCCCCAACAGAAGCTCAGGCAACTTACTTGAGACAGATTGTGTTGGCAGGGCTAGGGGATCATGTTGCCCGACGGGCTCAGGCAGAGGAGCTCCTAGATGACAAGTGGAAAAATGCTTACAAG ACTGCTCTCCTGGACGAACCAGTGTTCATCCATCCAAGCTCGATCCTCTTCAAACAACTCCCGGAGTTTGTGGTGTATCAAGAAATTGTTGAGACTACAAAATTATATATGAAAG gTGTGTCTGCTGTTGAACCTGAGTGGATTCCCGTTCTGTTGCCGCCTTACTGCCACTTTGGGAAACCCCTGGAAAATCCTCCTCCATCTTACTGCCCTGAAACAGGCAGAATTCGATGCCACAGGCCAAGTGTCTTCT ATCGAGTTAGCTGGCAGCTCCCTGCTGTGGAAGTTGATTATCCAGAAGGTATCGATCGCTATAAATACTTTGCCAGGTTCCTGCTTGAAGGAAAG GTCATTGAAAAGTTGGCTTCTTATAGCCAGTGTCTGCTGTCCAGTCCTCTCATAATGCTGAAGACATGGTCCAA GCTTCAGCCCAGAACAGAATCCCTCCTGCAGGCTCTAGTTGCAGAAAACTGTGATAATCGTGATGCTTTGCTGGCCGCGTGGAAGAAAAATCCTAAGT ACTTGTTCGCCGCCTATTGTCAGTGGATCCCTGAAGTTATGCATGAGGATCTAGCCAAGAAGTGGCCGCCTGTAGCACTGTGA
- the DHX37 gene encoding probable ATP-dependent RNA helicase DHX37 isoform X2 yields the protein MGRARRRHNWKARQPRGSALPPPPAAEPLPVELELGDEATLKGVDGSNALVLPAKKAKKKKVVNAVQQQKKPLSKKRKKNLQKVLEQKEKKKQRAELLSKLNEVQASEAEMKLLYTTSKLGVGERMYQTKRMVQEPGAVVPEKIRSISGANKRRHSSGSESEPEEESHSSEEEKEEQKEEIEKASDSGLNAAEKPEESIKKTATNQQAVPSATVCQTASNKPSCKPAVFIPVDRAPEIQEARLKLPILAEEQSIMEAINENPVVVICGETGSGKTTQVPQFLYEAGYTSSTGAIGITEPRRVAAVSMSQRVAKEMNLSRRVVSYQIRYEGNVTDETQIKFMTDGVLLKEIQKDFLLSKYKVVIIDEAHERSMYTDILIGLLSRIVPLREKKGLPLKLIIMSATLRVEDFTENKRLFSAVPPVIQVDARQFPVTIHFNKKTPLDDYSGECFRKVCKIHRMLPSGDDDKEESVEEIRKFKKSRKRKKAMTLPKIDLDNYSVIPVDEGDEDRDAETDDDVAGSDLDLDLGDADSEEDEKSDSSLPLYVLPLYSLLAPEKQAKVFRPPPPGTRLCVVATNVAETSLTIPGIKYVVDCGKVKKRFYDKITGVSSFRVTWTSQASANQRAGRAGRTEPGHCYRLYSSAVFMDFEQFSAPEITKRPVEDLILQMKALNIEKVINFPFPTPPPAEALAAAEELLIALGALKEPLMTGRLKEQQTAKLSCPISPLGRVMATFPVAPRYAKMLALSRQHDCLPYTITIVSAMTVRELFEEYDRPAVSEEETAKLKGKKARLLQMQRIWAGQGLLQKLGDLMVMLGAVGACEYAGCTPKFCEENGLRYKAMLEIRRLRGQLTTAVNSVCSDAGLYIDPKMKPPTEAQATYLRQIVLAGLGDHVARRAQAEELLDDKWKNAYKTALLDEPVFIHPSSILFKQLPEFVVYQEIVETTKLYMKGVSAVEPEWIPVLLPPYCHFGKPLENPPPSYCPETGRIRCHRPSVFYRVSWQLPAVEVDYPEGIDRYKYFARFLLEGKVIEKLASYSQCLLSSPLIMLKTWSKLQPRTESLLQALVAENCDNRDALLAAWKKNPKYLFAAYCQWIPEVMHEDLAKKWPPVAL from the exons ACGAAGCGACGCTGAAAGGAGTCGATGGAAGTAAtgccctggtcctgccagcaaaaaaagcaaagaagaaaaaagtagtgAATGCTGTGCAACAGCAGAAAAAGCCCCTAAGCAAGAAACGGAAGAAAAATTTGCAGAAAGTTttagagcagaaagaaaagaaaaagcag CGAGCTGAATTGCTGAGCAAGCTAAATGAGGTCCAGGCTTCTGAGGCAGAAATGAAGCTTCTGTACACCACTTCCAAACTGGGTGTTGGGGAACGAATGTATCAGACTAAAAG GATGGTACAGGAGCCAGGGGCTGTTGTACCCGAGAAGATCAGGAGCATCAGTGGGGCAAATAAGAGAAGGCACAGCTCAGGTTCAGAATCGGAGCCTGAGGAAGAATCCCATAGCtctgaagaggagaaggaagagcagaaagaagaaattgaAAAGGCTTCAGACAGTGGTTTGAATGCAGCTGAAAAGCCAGAGGAAAGCATTAAGAAGACAGCGACTAATCAGCAGGCTGTTCCTAGTGCAACGGTTTGTCAGACAGCATCAAACAAACCATCTTGCAAGCCTGCAGTTTTCATCCCTGTGGACAGGGCTCCTGAGATTCAG gaAGCAAGGCTAAAGCTTCCAATCCTTGCTGAAGAGCAATCCATCATGGAAGCCATTAATGAGAATCCCGTTGTCGTCATATGTGGAGAAACGGGAAGTGGTAAAACCACTCAAGTACCTCAGTTTCTGTATGAAGCTGGCTATACCAG TTCAACTGGTGCTATTGGGATCACAGAGCCTCGGCGTGTGGCTGCAGTGTCCATGTCTCAGCGGGTTGCGAAGGAAATGAACTTGTCGCGcag AGTTGTTTCATATCAAATACGATATGAAGGAAATGTGACAGATGAAACACAAATCAAGTTCATGACCGATGGTGTGCTGctgaaagaaattcagaag gactttctgctttcaaagtacaAAGTAGTTATTATTGATGAAGCCCATGAAAGAAGTATGTACACAGATATCTTGATAGGCCTCTTGTCTCGCATTGTGCCTCTTCGTGAAAAG AAAGGGCTACCACTGAAGCTGATCATCATGTCAGCTACCCTTCGTGTTGAAGATTTCACTGAGAACAAGAGGTTGTTTTCTGCGGTACCTCCTGTTATTCAG GTAGATGCAAGGCAATTCCCTGTAACTATTCACTTCAACAAGAAAACCCCCCTAGATGACTATAGTGGGGAGTGCTTCAGAAAAGTGTGTAAAATCCATCGAATGTTACCCTCAG GGGATGATGACAAAGAAGAATCAGTGGAAGAAATCAGAAAATTTAAGAAatccaggaagaggaagaaagctaTG ACACTCCCCAAAATTGATCTGGACAATTACTCTGTCATACCAGTGGATGAAGGGGATGAAGACAGAGATGCTGAAACTGATGATGACGTTGCAGGATCTGATCTTGACCTTGATTTAGGAGATGCAGACTCAGAAGAAG aTGAGAAATCAGATTCTTCCCTTCCACTCTATGTGCTCCCCCTCTATTCTTTACTAGCACCAGAGAAACAAGCAAAG GTATTCAGGCCTCCTCCTCCTGGAACAAGATTGTGTGTTGTAGCCACCAATGTGGCTGAAACATCACTTACCATCCCTGGCATCAAATATGTGGTTGACTGTGGAAAGGTCAAGAAACGTTTCTACGACAAAATTACTGGGGTTTCGTCTTTCAGAGTCACCTGGACATCTCAAGCTTCGGCTAACCAGCGGGCGGGTCGAGCTGGCCGGACTGAACCAGGGCACTGTTACAG GTTATATTCTTCAGCAGTGTTCATGGATTTTGAGCAATTTTCTGCTCCAGAAATAACAAAGCGACCGGTAGAAGACTTGATCCTGCAAATGAAGGCATTGAATATAGAAAAG GTAATCAACTTCCCGTTCCCAACGCCACCTCCAGCGGAAGCACTTGCAGCAGCTGAGGAATTGCTGATAGCCCTGGGTGCCTTGAAGGAGCCCCTGATGACAGGAAG gctgaagGAGCAGCAGACAGCGAAGCTGAGTTGCCCTATTAGCCCCTTGGGCAGAGTAATGGCCACTTTTCCTGTAGCCCCCCGCTACGCAAAGATGCTGGCATTAAGTAGGCAGCATGACTGCCTGCCATACACCATTACCATAGTGTCTGCAATGACTGTCCGGGAGCTTTTTGAAGAGTATGACAG ACCAGCAGTAAGTGAGGAAGAGACAGCAAAGCTGAAGGGGAAGAAAGCAAGACTTTTACAGATGCAAAGGATCTGGGCTGGGCAAGGGCTGTTGCAAAAGCTAGGAGACCTCATGGTGATGTTAG GAGCAGTGGGGGCCTGTGAATATGCAGGGTGCACTCCTAAATTCTGTGAAGAAAATGGGCTACGATACAAAGCCATGCTGGAAATCAGACGCTTGCGAGGGCAGCTGACAACAGCAG ttaACTCAGTCTGTTCTGATGCTGGCCTCTACATTGATCCAAAAATGAAGCCCCCAACAGAAGCTCAGGCAACTTACTTGAGACAGATTGTGTTGGCAGGGCTAGGGGATCATGTTGCCCGACGGGCTCAGGCAGAGGAGCTCCTAGATGACAAGTGGAAAAATGCTTACAAG ACTGCTCTCCTGGACGAACCAGTGTTCATCCATCCAAGCTCGATCCTCTTCAAACAACTCCCGGAGTTTGTGGTGTATCAAGAAATTGTTGAGACTACAAAATTATATATGAAAG gTGTGTCTGCTGTTGAACCTGAGTGGATTCCCGTTCTGTTGCCGCCTTACTGCCACTTTGGGAAACCCCTGGAAAATCCTCCTCCATCTTACTGCCCTGAAACAGGCAGAATTCGATGCCACAGGCCAAGTGTCTTCT ATCGAGTTAGCTGGCAGCTCCCTGCTGTGGAAGTTGATTATCCAGAAGGTATCGATCGCTATAAATACTTTGCCAGGTTCCTGCTTGAAGGAAAG GTCATTGAAAAGTTGGCTTCTTATAGCCAGTGTCTGCTGTCCAGTCCTCTCATAATGCTGAAGACATGGTCCAA GCTTCAGCCCAGAACAGAATCCCTCCTGCAGGCTCTAGTTGCAGAAAACTGTGATAATCGTGATGCTTTGCTGGCCGCGTGGAAGAAAAATCCTAAGT ACTTGTTCGCCGCCTATTGTCAGTGGATCCCTGAAGTTATGCATGAGGATCTAGCCAAGAAGTGGCCGCCTGTAGCACTGTGA